One Leptotrichia hongkongensis genomic window carries:
- a CDS encoding saccharopine dehydrogenase family protein — protein sequence MGKKALVIGAGGVSNVVCHKCAQNSEVFSSIMIASRTKAKCDEIKERIEKSKYAGRIEIQTAKVDANNVSELVALINEYKPDIVINVALPYQDLTIMDACLETKTDYLDTANYEPLDTAKFEYKWQWAYREKFEKAGITAILGSGFDPGVTGVFSAYAQKHYFDEINYIDILDANAGDHGYPFATNFNPEINIREVTANGSYWEDGKWVETEPMEIKRVYNFPQIGEKDMYLLHHEELESLAVNIKGIKRIRFFMTFGQSYLTHLKVLENVGMTSIEPIEFEGKKIVPLQFLTAVLPDPASLGPRTKGKTNIGNIFRGKKDGVEKTYYVYNVCDHEECYKEVSSQAISYTTGVPAMIGAAMVLTGEWKKPGVFNVEEMNPDPFMEALNKFGLPWLEDFKPTLVD from the coding sequence ATGGGAAAAAAAGCATTAGTAATCGGAGCTGGAGGAGTATCAAATGTAGTGTGTCACAAATGTGCACAAAATTCGGAAGTATTTAGTTCAATTATGATAGCTAGCCGTACAAAGGCAAAATGCGATGAAATCAAGGAAAGAATTGAAAAAAGTAAATATGCTGGAAGAATTGAGATTCAGACTGCAAAGGTGGATGCAAATAATGTGTCTGAGTTAGTGGCATTGATTAATGAATATAAGCCTGATATTGTGATAAATGTGGCTTTGCCATATCAAGATTTGACAATTATGGATGCTTGTCTTGAAACTAAGACTGATTATTTGGATACAGCAAATTATGAGCCTTTGGACACAGCAAAATTTGAGTATAAATGGCAATGGGCTTATAGAGAAAAATTTGAAAAGGCTGGGATTACGGCTATTTTAGGAAGTGGATTTGATCCAGGTGTTACTGGAGTGTTTTCAGCATATGCACAAAAGCATTATTTTGATGAAATAAATTACATTGACATTCTTGATGCAAATGCAGGAGATCACGGTTACCCGTTTGCAACAAACTTTAATCCAGAAATTAATATTAGAGAAGTTACAGCTAATGGAAGTTACTGGGAAGATGGAAAATGGGTAGAAACAGAACCGATGGAAATTAAAAGAGTATACAATTTCCCACAAATTGGTGAAAAGGATATGTACTTACTGCACCATGAAGAATTAGAATCGCTTGCAGTTAATATTAAAGGTATTAAAAGAATTAGATTCTTTATGACTTTTGGACAAAGTTACCTGACTCACTTAAAAGTGCTTGAAAATGTTGGAATGACTTCAATTGAGCCAATAGAATTTGAAGGAAAGAAAATTGTTCCATTACAATTTTTAACAGCAGTATTACCTGATCCAGCTTCACTTGGGCCTAGAACAAAAGGTAAGACAAACATCGGAAATATTTTTAGAGGTAAAAAAGATGGCGTAGAAAAAACTTATTATGTGTACAATGTTTGCGATCATGAGGAATGTTACAAAGAAGTTAGCTCACAAGCTATTTCTTACACAACAGGAGTGCCTGCAATGATAGGGGCTGCAATGGTACTTACTGGTGAATGGAAAAAGCCAGGAGTGTTTAATGTAGAAGAAATGAATCCAGATCCATTTATGGAAGCATTAAATAAATTTGGACTACCTTGGCTTGAAGATTTTAAACCGACATTGGTTGATTAA
- a CDS encoding BMP family lipoprotein, whose product MKKIVTIFSVIFALMLVVACGNKPATGEQVKDGKTSADATNSKKAVAVVYSTGGKGDKSFNDATFRGLEKAQKELGITFKEYEPKDPSTEAKNALTQFAESGEFDLIIAVGYSMKDSLVAVAQAFPDQKFAIIDETVNGLPNVASILFKEQEGSFLVGALAGMMDKTGSIGFVGANESELIKRFYAGYTQGAKYVKPDIKVLPVYIGGTNSFNDQASAKAKTETLIQQGADVIYHAAGASGLGVFQAVKEKNVYGIGVDSNQDNLYPGIILTSMMKYVDNAVFDVVKSTIDGKFEAKLQVFGIKENGVGTTNFEFTKDKIGEENIKRLEQIKQDIKDGKIQVKPAL is encoded by the coding sequence ATGAAAAAAATTGTTACAATTTTTAGTGTAATTTTTGCATTAATGTTAGTCGTAGCTTGTGGAAATAAGCCAGCTACAGGAGAGCAGGTAAAAGATGGTAAAACATCTGCAGATGCGACAAATTCTAAAAAAGCGGTTGCAGTAGTGTATTCTACTGGAGGTAAAGGTGACAAATCATTTAATGATGCAACTTTCAGAGGATTAGAGAAAGCACAAAAAGAATTAGGAATCACTTTTAAAGAATATGAGCCAAAAGACCCGTCAACAGAAGCAAAAAATGCTTTAACACAATTTGCAGAATCTGGAGAATTTGACTTGATTATAGCAGTTGGATACAGCATGAAAGATTCATTAGTTGCAGTAGCTCAGGCTTTCCCTGATCAAAAATTTGCAATAATTGATGAAACTGTAAATGGACTACCAAATGTTGCTTCTATTTTGTTTAAAGAACAAGAAGGATCATTCTTAGTAGGAGCATTGGCTGGAATGATGGACAAAACAGGAAGTATTGGATTTGTCGGTGCGAACGAATCTGAATTAATTAAGAGATTCTATGCAGGGTATACACAAGGTGCAAAATATGTAAAACCAGATATCAAAGTTTTACCTGTATATATTGGTGGAACTAACTCATTTAACGATCAAGCATCAGCAAAAGCTAAAACTGAAACATTAATTCAACAAGGTGCAGATGTTATTTATCATGCTGCTGGAGCAAGTGGACTAGGGGTATTCCAAGCAGTTAAAGAAAAAAATGTTTATGGAATTGGTGTGGATTCTAACCAAGATAATTTGTATCCAGGAATAATTTTGACATCTATGATGAAATATGTTGATAACGCAGTATTTGATGTTGTAAAATCTACTATAGATGGAAAATTTGAAGCAAAATTACAAGTTTTTGGAATCAAGGAAAATGGAGTAGGAACAACTAACTTTGAATTTACAAAAGATAAAATTGGAGAAGAAAACATCAAACGTCTTGAACAAATTAAACAAGACATTAAAGATGGTAAAATTCAAGTAAAACCTGCATTATAA